AAAACACATAACGATTTTGAAGTTGTTCAACAAGGCAATGATCCTATAAATTTAAATATAATCGACAAAAAAAGAAATTACCCAATATATGAAACACAGCCTTTAGATGAAATTCAAAAAAAACAGCAGCATTTTAAAGAAAAATATGAAAGATATCCTGTTTTATTTTTTTTCGGAATGGGTAACGGAATATTTATAAAACTTCTTTTTGCAAATAGTTCATTAAAAAAAGTTTTTGTATTCGAACCAAATTTAGAAATATTATATATAGCATTTCATATTGTAGATTTTTCAGAAGAAATATTAAATGAAAAACTTGAAATATTTTTACCTCAGGAATTCACATTCGCAAAAGCAATGAGACTTTTTTCACATAAAGATGTACAACTTTTTGCCAAAACTTTTGAACTTCATATTTATTCAAATTATTATGAAAAATTTTATTCAAATACCATTATTGAAATAAATAAACTCTTAATAAGAGCTATAAAACAAACCATAACCAATTTCGGTAACGATACAATTGATACATTGATAGGAATAGAACACCATATAAATAATATACCTACAATGCTTAAAAATCCATACTTTTCTCAATTAGAAAATAAAAAAAATACTGATGTGGCTATAATAGTTTCAACAGGACCTTCACTTGCAAAACAACTTCCCTTATTAAAAAAGATACAAAACCATGCCACATTAATATGTATTGACGCTTCAATGCCTATATTGGCAAAACACGGAATAGTCCCTGATTTCGTAACATCGTTAGAAAGAGTACAGGCAACAGCTAAATTTTTTAAAAATACTCCTCCAAAATTTCAAAAAAATATAATAATGCTACATGCATCTTTACAGCACAAAGATGTTTTAAAATATTCTAAAGGTAAAAAAATACTCCCTATGAGACCTTTCAGACATACAAAATATTTCAAATTAGACAAATTCGGTTATTTGGGCATAGGAATGAGTGCGGCTAATATGGCTTACGAATTAGCATATTTTATGAAATATAAAACTATAGTACTTATAGGACAAGATTTGGCTTATTCTGAAGACGGAAAATCACATAGTGAAGGTCATGTTTTTGGTGCAAATCAAGTTAAACATAAACCTACTGATGAATATGTTACAAAATATGGAGGTAATGGTGTAATTAAAACAACAAGAGTATGGAATATGTTTAGAAACTTTTTTGAAAAAGATATAGAAGATGCTAAAGAGCAAGGTGTTACAACTATAAATGCTACTGAAGGAGGGGCAAGAATTCACGGTGCAATAGAAATGCCTTTTTCTGAAGTTGTTGAAAAATATATTGACACCTCAAAAAATAAAAAAGAAATTAAACTCAGAACATTATCTGATAATACAATAAACAAACTCTTATTAAAATCACATAAAAAAATTGAAACAATGGTAAATTACGGACAAAAAGTTCAATCAAAAATTGAAAAAGTATTTTTACAGGTTGCAAAAGAGTGTGAAAAACTTGCAAAGTTAAAAGATGAAAATAAATTAGAAGAAATTGATTATGAGAAATTATTAAAACTTTCGAATAAGATAGATAAAATTAAAGATATTATTGAAACAGAAAGATTTTCTCTTATCTTTGGTGAAACAATTGAAAGTTATTTAGTAAATAAGGAACTCGATCTTGCTAAAATAATGGTAAGACCTTCAAATACCGAAATAGAAAAAAAAGCAAAATTAATAGAATGGATAATGCAACATAAAGAATGGTTATTTATGCTTGCAGGAAGTATAAATGCACAAATCATAGTAGTAAAAAGAGCGGTTAAGAATTTAGAAAGAGAACTAAAAAAAAGAAATCTTCAATTCAATAAGATTAAATAAACTTCTTTTTTAAGTGTCTTTTAAAATAATCCTCTCATAATTACCTTTTTATATTTTTTTTAAAATTATTAATCAAAATCAAAGTTTTTAGCGACAGACACTAAATAAACTATATAAAAAAAGAGCAAAAAGCCCTTTTATTATTGTAGTAGTTTTAATACATTTTGTTGTACTGCATTTGCTTGAGATAATGCGTAACTTCCTGATTGCGCAAGTACGTTGTATTTTTGGAAATTCGCAGTCTCTTCTGCAAAGTCTACATCTCTGATTTGTGATTCTGCAGCTTTTACGTTTACCTGTGTTACTGAAATATTGTTAATTGTACTTACTAACTGATTTTGTACTGAACCGATGTCAGCCCTAATTTTATCCAAATAATGTGCCGCTGCATCCGCAATATCCATAACAGCCATAGCACCTCTTAATGATGTAACACCAGCTCCGATTTTATCTCCAAAATAAGGAACGTTTGAGTTAGCGAATGCACCGATTGCACTTGCCTGATCTGCTGTAAAATTACCTTTAATACTTCTTAGATTAATTGTTGTTTGTGCTTCATTTCCATTAAATCCTGCTAAAGATGCCGTTCCGGATATGATTATATCTCTCGCATCAAGTCTTGTAAGTGTAAGTCTTCCGTAGTTTTCTATTTTATTACTTCTTAAACCTGCAATAGAATTAATTCCTGTTCCAGAAATTTTTATCCCTCTACCGTCTAAACTTCTTAGGTTTAGATTACCTCTTTCATCTACATATGCTTCTACACCTGTCTGATCTTTTACCGCATTAATTGCAGCTACAAGTTTACCATCACTGTCATTTGCTTTTACATCAATAATATCTCCGATAGTAACACCGTTAATTGTAAGACCTTTAATATCTCCTCCTGCTACTGCCGCGCTACCTGTAGTAAGAACTTGCCATGTGGCTTTAA
This genomic interval from Nautilia profundicola AmH contains the following:
- a CDS encoding motility associated factor glycosyltransferase family protein, whose protein sequence is MSQIFEKNIKALLEKKPELATKLFALKTHNDFEVVQQGNDPINLNIIDKKRNYPIYETQPLDEIQKKQQHFKEKYERYPVLFFFGMGNGIFIKLLFANSSLKKVFVFEPNLEILYIAFHIVDFSEEILNEKLEIFLPQEFTFAKAMRLFSHKDVQLFAKTFELHIYSNYYEKFYSNTIIEINKLLIRAIKQTITNFGNDTIDTLIGIEHHINNIPTMLKNPYFSQLENKKNTDVAIIVSTGPSLAKQLPLLKKIQNHATLICIDASMPILAKHGIVPDFVTSLERVQATAKFFKNTPPKFQKNIIMLHASLQHKDVLKYSKGKKILPMRPFRHTKYFKLDKFGYLGIGMSAANMAYELAYFMKYKTIVLIGQDLAYSEDGKSHSEGHVFGANQVKHKPTDEYVTKYGGNGVIKTTRVWNMFRNFFEKDIEDAKEQGVTTINATEGGARIHGAIEMPFSEVVEKYIDTSKNKKEIKLRTLSDNTINKLLLKSHKKIETMVNYGQKVQSKIEKVFLQVAKECEKLAKLKDENKLEEIDYEKLLKLSNKIDKIKDIIETERFSLIFGETIESYLVNKELDLAKIMVRPSNTEIEKKAKLIEWIMQHKEWLFMLAGSINAQIIVVKRAVKNLERELKKRNLQFNKIK
- a CDS encoding flagellin A codes for the protein MGFRINTNVAALNAHAAGVANNRNLSSSLEKLSTGLRINKAADDASGLQIADALRDQADSLGQAIRNANDAIGLFQIADKAMDEQVKILNTIKVKATQAAQDGQSADSRKALQEDIVRLMEELDNIAGTTSYNGMTLLSGQFTNKEFQIGAYSNETVKASIGPTSSDKIGLTRFETGAKITAAANVNLTFKAVDGIHDVNIESVIVSTSAGTGIGVLAEVINKNSDKIGVKATWQVLTTGSAAVAGGDIKGLTINGVTIGDIIDVKANDSDGKLVAAINAVKDQTGVEAYVDERGNLNLRSLDGRGIKISGTGINSIAGLRSNKIENYGRLTLTRLDARDIIISGTASLAGFNGNEAQTTINLRSIKGNFTADQASAIGAFANSNVPYFGDKIGAGVTSLRGAMAVMDIADAAAHYLDKIRADIGSVQNQLVSTINNISVTQVNVKAAESQIRDVDFAEETANFQKYNVLAQSGSYALSQANAVQQNVLKLLQ